A stretch of Aureispira sp. CCB-E DNA encodes these proteins:
- a CDS encoding T9SS type A sorting domain-containing protein — protein sequence MKQLKLQQIKITMNNLSFLKSILLLITLGGVASCYGQTKLWGVGATSGQAEAEFQNNFIQSTTASNYSPTAWTALSISDASGVNVPGAAYWTRNTTGVSQGTYAIAQSASSNSVANGVAIFDSDFLHTGGPGGTGTSPNHQHGALISPRMDLTGATDSALVVEFYSYYRHFDVTEYSVAISVDDGATWSTSFDIKSLQFSVRNNPVDGTLRILFPNVTAGVANLSQCRLKFTFNGRYYFTIIDDVSVEIAPDYDIAIGFAKEVSGSATYGEIGDIVRFSNNTHRPLVNVNPNNLGDWIWGAKVVNYGTKTIQAADNPRIRCSIDYTDAMGNTTYGVYSDTLVGGGADSIPTNDFVGVTMVTQVRDLDFIMTHKAGTYEVTYWVEHNHADGSAANDTVKHSFVITDDQNGTGSYYLTKSKVSPIDNRVYGEDRFTPANLAAFEYGSIFSFPNGARDSVKIDSIDFVYHLHSSFSGPATQTVFMNIYEFVDGANGGAADGSIEAVELTKIAFTPVELTGLGTTISTPSYNRATANNFIDPTGSGNAIQLKDNAFYYIALEINPSQTGGAATFNRSTSPFLAETRLNYAMNRHGSSSASPISATTSKTVSATGNVDFYDSIRESNTVPAIGIHLSASKQPTPLPPVPVSSIKLEVYPNPVTNYLTIDVELEESAAIQYIITDISGRVVYHHQSMSVLEEHHTIDISALPTGVYVVTAQTARGVSTKRIIHQ from the coding sequence ATGAAACAATTAAAACTTCAACAAATAAAAATAACAATGAATAATTTAAGTTTTCTTAAAAGCATTTTGCTACTTATTACTTTGGGAGGAGTAGCGTCTTGTTATGGTCAGACCAAGCTTTGGGGAGTCGGTGCTACTAGCGGTCAAGCAGAAGCTGAATTCCAAAACAATTTTATACAATCAACAACAGCTTCCAATTATTCACCTACGGCTTGGACAGCATTGTCGATTAGCGACGCAAGTGGTGTTAATGTACCTGGAGCAGCGTATTGGACTAGAAATACCACAGGAGTATCACAGGGAACATATGCTATTGCCCAATCTGCAAGCTCCAATTCTGTAGCTAATGGTGTTGCTATCTTTGATTCGGATTTTTTACATACAGGCGGACCAGGTGGAACGGGAACTTCTCCTAATCATCAACATGGAGCTTTAATTTCTCCAAGAATGGACTTAACAGGGGCAACCGATTCGGCACTTGTGGTCGAGTTTTATTCTTATTATCGTCATTTTGATGTAACAGAATACTCAGTTGCCATTTCTGTCGATGATGGCGCCACTTGGAGTACTTCTTTTGATATTAAGTCGCTACAGTTTTCTGTTCGAAACAATCCCGTAGATGGAACACTGCGCATTTTATTTCCTAATGTTACAGCAGGCGTTGCAAATTTGTCACAATGTCGTTTGAAATTTACATTTAATGGGAGGTATTATTTTACAATAATAGACGATGTTTCGGTAGAAATTGCTCCAGATTATGATATTGCTATTGGATTCGCAAAAGAAGTATCTGGCAGTGCTACTTATGGAGAAATAGGGGATATTGTTCGCTTTAGCAACAACACGCATCGACCATTGGTTAATGTTAATCCAAATAACTTAGGAGACTGGATATGGGGGGCTAAAGTTGTTAACTATGGTACAAAAACCATTCAAGCAGCAGATAATCCAAGAATACGATGCTCTATAGATTATACAGATGCAATGGGAAACACAACGTATGGAGTGTATTCGGATACCTTAGTTGGAGGTGGAGCGGATTCTATTCCTACTAATGACTTTGTAGGTGTTACAATGGTGACTCAAGTGCGTGATTTAGATTTTATTATGACCCACAAGGCAGGAACGTATGAGGTGACCTATTGGGTGGAGCATAATCATGCGGACGGAAGCGCTGCTAATGATACTGTCAAGCATTCTTTTGTGATTACAGATGACCAAAATGGCACAGGTTCGTATTACTTAACAAAATCAAAAGTCTCTCCAATTGACAATAGAGTATATGGCGAAGATAGATTTACACCAGCTAATCTTGCTGCTTTTGAGTACGGTTCTATTTTTAGTTTTCCAAATGGAGCAAGAGATTCTGTCAAAATAGACTCGATAGATTTTGTTTATCACTTGCACAGCTCTTTTTCAGGTCCTGCAACACAGACTGTTTTTATGAATATCTATGAGTTTGTAGACGGGGCTAACGGAGGTGCTGCGGACGGTAGCATAGAAGCCGTAGAGTTGACAAAAATTGCTTTCACTCCTGTTGAACTAACAGGATTAGGTACGACAATTTCTACACCTAGTTATAATCGTGCGACAGCAAACAATTTTATAGACCCAACGGGTTCAGGAAATGCAATTCAATTAAAAGACAATGCTTTTTATTATATAGCGCTAGAAATAAATCCATCCCAAACAGGTGGAGCAGCAACTTTTAACAGAAGCACGTCTCCCTTTTTAGCTGAAACGAGATTGAATTATGCCATGAACAGACATGGATCGTCTAGTGCAAGTCCGATTAGTGCAACGACATCGAAAACGGTGAGTGCAACAGGAAATGTAGATTTTTATGACAGTATAAGAGAAAGTAATACCGTTCCAGCTATAGGTATACATTTGAGTGCTTCTAAGCAACCTACTCCATTGCCCCCTGTACCTGTATCTAGTATAAAGCTAGAGGTTTATCCCAACCCAGTCACCAACTATCTAACTATAGATGTAGAATTAGAGGAATCGGCAGCCATTCAATATATAATAACAGATATTTCTGGTCGTGTAGTTTATCATCACCAAAGTATGAGTGTTTTAGAAGAACATCATACGATTGATATTAGTGCCTTGCCAACAGGTGTTTATGTAGTTACAGCCCAAACAGCCAGAGGGGTATCAACCAAACGTATTATTCATCAGTAG
- a CDS encoding T9SS type A sorting domain-containing protein produces MAQPQGYRAGHYINVGQFIDYQINFQNTGASTVHKITIIDTLSNYLNPSSVQLTSASHPYTWSIKDQNILEIQLDSVNLPSSSVDISQSYGFVKFRIEQNFPSPIGNVIENLADVYMDQQPPIQTNLTIHETASDFFITPIITICPEVVPQMKVYPNPFKDRVTIEMGGEPQEVTLVVYDIIGREMVRIQESNTTRMVWTPNNLKSGVYVFNLFAEGKVIGKGRIIAQ; encoded by the coding sequence ATGGCACAACCTCAAGGATATAGAGCAGGGCATTATATTAATGTAGGGCAATTTATTGATTATCAAATTAATTTTCAAAATACAGGAGCAAGCACTGTTCATAAAATAACTATAATAGATACCCTATCTAATTATTTAAACCCATCTAGTGTTCAACTAACAAGTGCTAGTCATCCATATACTTGGAGTATAAAAGATCAGAACATACTAGAAATTCAATTGGATAGTGTCAATTTACCTAGCAGTTCTGTTGATATATCTCAATCTTATGGTTTTGTAAAATTTAGAATAGAACAAAACTTTCCTAGTCCAATAGGAAATGTTATTGAGAACTTGGCAGATGTTTATATGGATCAACAGCCACCCATTCAAACGAACCTTACTATTCACGAAACTGCCTCTGACTTTTTTATTACTCCTATAATTACTATCTGCCCAGAAGTAGTTCCTCAAATGAAGGTTTATCCTAACCCTTTTAAGGATAGGGTAACAATAGAAATGGGGGGAGAACCGCAAGAAGTGACTTTAGTTGTGTACGATATTATTGGTCGAGAAATGGTTCGTATCCAAGAAAGCAACACAACACGAATGGTTTGGACCCCTAATAATTTAAAATCTGGTGTTTACGTATTTAACCTATTTGCAGAAGGTAAAGTTATAGGAAAAGGAAGAATTATAGCCCAATAG
- a CDS encoding 3-phosphoshikimate 1-carboxyvinyltransferase, with translation MVSKKTNIKGEITLNGSKSISNRILMIQAISGEEFSISGLSNAKDTTTLKSLLEKLNEPILDAGEAGTAYRFMTAYLAWKGNNQVLMGTKRMCERPIGVLADALNELGAKICYVGKQGYPPLHMKEHKIDEWGQRITIGAHVSSQFISALLLIAPVLPNGMELILEGKIISRPYIQMTLNLMEEFGILALWHNDMIKVPNQEYVPKPFVVEADWSAASYYYSLVAIADEATIQLNGLQQNSVQGDAVLVDIMESFGVKTTFNERGILLEKIPCRITEFKYDCSDCPDLAQTLAVVCAALKVDAELTGLETLTIKETDRINAVKVELEKLGCLVDATENSLSIRKGITNQQQSIKVNTYDDHRMAMAFAPLALILDKVSMEDKKVVCKSYPKFWDDFQTLGLGDYE, from the coding sequence ATGGTCTCTAAAAAAACAAATATTAAAGGAGAAATTACACTGAATGGTTCTAAAAGTATTAGCAATAGAATTTTGATGATTCAAGCCATTTCAGGAGAAGAGTTTTCTATTAGTGGCTTATCCAATGCCAAGGATACGACAACATTGAAGAGTCTTTTGGAAAAATTAAATGAGCCCATATTAGATGCTGGAGAAGCGGGTACTGCGTATCGTTTTATGACGGCTTATTTAGCTTGGAAGGGAAACAACCAAGTTTTGATGGGAACCAAACGGATGTGCGAACGCCCTATTGGCGTCTTGGCTGATGCCCTGAATGAATTAGGGGCAAAAATTTGTTATGTAGGCAAGCAAGGCTATCCGCCTTTGCATATGAAAGAGCATAAAATTGATGAATGGGGACAACGTATTACCATAGGTGCCCATGTTAGTAGTCAATTTATTTCTGCTTTATTGTTAATTGCACCAGTCTTGCCAAATGGGATGGAACTGATCTTGGAAGGAAAAATTATTTCTAGACCATACATCCAAATGACCTTGAATTTGATGGAAGAGTTTGGAATATTGGCTTTGTGGCACAACGATATGATTAAAGTGCCAAATCAAGAATATGTTCCCAAGCCTTTTGTGGTAGAAGCAGATTGGTCGGCAGCATCGTATTATTATAGTTTGGTGGCTATTGCCGATGAAGCTACGATTCAACTAAATGGCTTACAACAAAATTCTGTTCAAGGCGATGCTGTGCTGGTTGATATTATGGAGTCGTTTGGAGTCAAAACAACATTTAACGAACGAGGTATTTTGTTAGAAAAAATCCCTTGTAGAATAACAGAATTTAAATACGACTGTTCTGATTGCCCTGATTTGGCACAGACCCTAGCCGTGGTTTGTGCTGCATTAAAAGTAGATGCGGAGTTAACAGGGCTAGAAACCCTAACCATTAAAGAGACCGATCGAATTAATGCGGTAAAAGTAGAGCTTGAAAAGTTAGGTTGTTTGGTCGATGCAACGGAAAATTCACTTAGTATAAGAAAAGGAATTACCAATCAGCAACAGTCTATAAAAGTAAATACGTACGATGATCATCGAATGGCAATGGCTTTTGCGCCGCTTGCTTTAATTTTGGATAAAGTAAGCATGGAAGATAAAAAAGTAGTTTGCAAGTCGTATCCTAAGTTTTGGGATGATTTTCAAACTTTAGGCTTAGGGGATTATGAGTAA
- the aroF gene encoding 3-deoxy-7-phosphoheptulonate synthase, translating to MIIQLEKNIAADQYQKLTQKLDAINYKYTNVKTQFQEYLVAIGQQEFDIRSIGVMPGVQDLHRVSDNYKLVSSKWKVQDTMIDLGDGVKIGGGHFTVMAGPCSIEGEEQIEETVKHLVKNNVRVMRGGVYKPRSSPYSFRGMGLDGLKLFYKACQAEGIKIITEVMQVSQIEAMLDYVDILQVGARNAQNFNLLDALGKVDKPVLLKRGISGTIDELLQAAEYVFSNGNEKIMLCERGIRSFETSYRNTLDLNAVPILKDKSHLPVIVDPSHGIGVRKYVEQMSLAGVMAGADGLIVEVHRQPEKAFSDGQQTLSFAEAEVLYQKIEQTVRLRDSFS from the coding sequence ATGATTATTCAATTAGAAAAAAATATAGCAGCTGATCAGTATCAAAAATTAACTCAAAAATTGGATGCGATTAACTATAAATATACCAATGTTAAAACACAGTTTCAGGAATATTTAGTGGCCATAGGGCAACAAGAATTTGATATTAGAAGTATTGGTGTAATGCCAGGTGTACAGGATTTGCATCGTGTAAGTGATAACTATAAACTTGTCTCTAGTAAGTGGAAAGTACAAGATACTATGATTGATTTGGGAGATGGAGTAAAGATTGGTGGAGGTCATTTTACGGTTATGGCTGGTCCTTGTTCTATCGAAGGAGAGGAACAGATAGAAGAAACAGTTAAACATTTAGTAAAAAATAATGTTCGGGTAATGAGAGGTGGTGTGTATAAACCAAGAAGTTCTCCGTATTCATTTAGAGGAATGGGTTTAGATGGTTTAAAGTTATTTTATAAGGCCTGTCAAGCAGAAGGAATTAAAATTATCACAGAAGTCATGCAAGTTTCACAAATAGAGGCGATGCTAGATTACGTAGATATTCTGCAAGTGGGGGCTAGGAATGCACAAAATTTTAACCTTTTGGATGCTTTAGGAAAAGTAGATAAACCTGTTTTGCTAAAAAGAGGTATTTCTGGAACAATTGACGAGTTACTGCAAGCCGCAGAGTATGTTTTTTCAAATGGGAATGAAAAAATCATGTTGTGTGAACGAGGCATCCGTTCGTTTGAAACAAGTTATAGAAATACTTTGGACTTGAATGCAGTTCCTATATTAAAGGACAAATCGCACCTACCTGTTATTGTTGATCCTTCTCATGGTATAGGTGTGCGCAAATATGTTGAACAAATGTCTTTGGCAGGTGTTATGGCTGGTGCAGATGGGCTAATAGTAGAAGTCCATCGTCAACCCGAAAAAGCATTTTCGGATGGACAACAAACCCTCTCTTTTGCTGAAGCAGAAGTGTTGTATCAAAAAATCGAACAGACAGTACGTTTGAGAGATTCTTTTTCATGA
- the trpA gene encoding tryptophan synthase subunit alpha codes for MNRINQLFERKQENLLNIYSTAGYPQLESTGEIILSLDKAGVDLVEIGMPYSDPLADGPTIQKSSTIALQNGMTIRKVLEQIKTVRDQTTLPIILMGYLNPVLQYGFEAFLKSCQEVGVDGLILPDLPLYEYETHYQGLFKKYNIRLIFLITPQTSTKRIRKIDALSNAFIYVVSSAATTGKQAGFEAKNIAYFKRIQAMNLKNPILIGFGISNQATYQTVCQYANGAIIGSAFIRMLEKSEHIERDVVAFVEGLNVSTVAK; via the coding sequence ATGAATAGAATCAATCAATTATTTGAGCGAAAGCAAGAAAATCTACTCAATATATACAGTACAGCTGGTTATCCTCAGTTAGAATCAACTGGAGAGATCATTTTATCTTTGGATAAAGCAGGTGTAGATTTGGTCGAAATTGGAATGCCTTATTCTGACCCCTTGGCAGATGGACCAACCATCCAAAAGAGCAGTACTATTGCTTTGCAGAATGGGATGACGATTCGAAAAGTTTTAGAACAAATTAAGACAGTTCGAGATCAAACAACGTTACCAATTATTCTAATGGGCTATCTTAATCCTGTCTTGCAATATGGCTTTGAAGCATTTCTAAAAAGCTGTCAAGAAGTGGGCGTAGATGGTTTGATCCTACCAGATTTACCTTTGTATGAATACGAAACGCATTATCAAGGTTTGTTTAAGAAGTATAACATTCGGCTCATTTTTTTAATTACGCCACAAACATCGACCAAACGCATTCGAAAAATTGATGCATTAAGCAATGCTTTTATTTATGTCGTTTCTTCGGCAGCAACAACAGGAAAACAAGCTGGTTTTGAGGCAAAAAATATAGCTTATTTCAAAAGAATTCAAGCAATGAATTTAAAGAACCCTATTTTGATTGGTTTTGGGATTTCTAATCAAGCAACGTATCAGACCGTTTGCCAATATGCGAATGGAGCAATTATAGGAAGTGCTTTTATTAGAATGTTGGAAAAGAGCGAGCATATAGAGCGAGATGTTGTAGCGTTTGTAGAAGGTCTTAACGTTTCTACTGTCGCTAAATAA
- the trpB gene encoding tryptophan synthase subunit beta — protein sequence MTTYQVTEQGYYGSFGGAFIPEMLYPNIETLKKQYVQITETATFQKEYQALLKDYVGRPTPLYFAQRLSAQYQTKIYLKREDLCHTGAHKINNTIGQILLAKALNKTRIIAETGAGQHGVATATVCALMGLECVVYMGALDVERQAPNVARMKMLGATVIPVYSGSKTLKDATNEAIRDWINHPENTHYIIGSVVGPHPYPDMVARFQSVISQEIKEQLKAQTGNENPTRIIACVGGGSNAAGAYFHYLNDLDVELIAVEAAGEGIHSGKSAATSILGTEGIIHASKTLLMQTKDGQIVEPHSISAGLDYPGIGPLHAHLIVSKRAQAIAVTDQEALTAAYRLTKLEGIIPALESAHAIAALEQVNFKPNEVTVLNLSGRGDKDLETYMKFL from the coding sequence GAACAAGGGTACTATGGCTCTTTTGGAGGTGCTTTTATCCCTGAAATGCTCTATCCTAATATAGAAACATTAAAAAAACAATACGTACAAATAACGGAAACGGCAACTTTTCAAAAGGAGTATCAAGCTCTATTAAAAGATTATGTTGGGCGCCCAACCCCCTTGTATTTTGCACAGCGATTGAGTGCGCAATATCAGACAAAAATTTATCTAAAACGAGAAGATTTATGCCATACAGGTGCACATAAAATTAATAATACCATAGGGCAAATCTTATTAGCCAAAGCACTAAATAAAACAAGGATAATTGCTGAAACAGGAGCCGGACAGCATGGCGTTGCAACAGCAACAGTTTGCGCATTGATGGGACTAGAGTGTGTGGTGTATATGGGGGCTCTAGATGTAGAGCGACAAGCACCCAATGTCGCTAGAATGAAAATGTTAGGGGCTACGGTTATTCCTGTTTATAGTGGTAGTAAAACACTAAAAGATGCTACCAATGAGGCCATTAGGGATTGGATTAATCATCCTGAAAATACACATTATATCATTGGTTCTGTTGTAGGTCCTCATCCTTATCCTGATATGGTGGCACGATTTCAATCTGTGATTAGTCAAGAAATAAAAGAACAATTAAAAGCACAAACTGGAAATGAGAATCCGACTCGAATTATTGCTTGCGTTGGAGGGGGAAGCAATGCTGCAGGGGCTTATTTTCATTATTTGAATGACTTAGACGTAGAACTGATTGCAGTAGAAGCGGCAGGAGAAGGGATTCATTCTGGCAAGTCGGCTGCAACAAGCATTTTGGGAACAGAAGGAATTATCCATGCTAGCAAAACTCTGTTGATGCAAACAAAAGACGGTCAAATTGTAGAGCCTCATTCAATTTCTGCGGGCTTAGATTACCCAGGAATCGGTCCTTTGCATGCGCATTTGATTGTTAGTAAGAGAGCCCAAGCAATAGCAGTGACCGATCAAGAAGCGTTAACGGCTGCTTATAGGCTAACTAAATTGGAAGGAATTATTCCCGCATTAGAAAGTGCACATGCGATTGCTGCTTTGGAGCAAGTTAATTTTAAACCCAATGAGGTAACGGTTTTGAACTTATCGGGACGAGGAGATAAGGACTTAGAAACCTATATGAAGTTCCTCTAA